A stretch of DNA from Alphaproteobacteria bacterium:
AATCCCGTCTTGGTGAAGCCCTTGATGATCGGCCAATTGATTGAGGATGGCCCGCGATGGAGCGGCAGCAACGACGGATGATACTGGATGGTCCCGTGCTTTGGGATCTCGCAAAAGGTCCGGGGCACGAAGGATAGCACATAGGCCATGATGCCGATATCGGCCTCGAGGCCACGGAGTGCGTCGTGGGCGGCACGCTCGGCGAATTTTGCGATTTGCAGGACATTGAGCCCCTTCGCCTCGGCGGCAGCCCGCAGCGGGTCCGGTCGGGCGCCCGGCTTTTCGGGGGCCACGAAAACGCCGGCCACTTCGTCGCCACGGGCAAGAAACGCCTCGAGGACTGCCTTGCCGAAATCCTGCTGGCCAATAAGCGCAATGCGCATGCCGCCTCCCCTCGTGATTAGTGCCGATTTTTTCGGATCGGAGATTAGGCAGGAGCATGCTTGAAGGCAAAGCAAAATCGTCGACACTTCGGCTCAGTAACATCCTCGTGCGCGGGCCAAGTCCCGATTGCGCGGGCAAATCTTTTGGTCGATCCTGCCGGCAACGGGCGACCTGATCGCGCGCCCGTTCGATCCCGCAGAGGACGCATGGCGAGCTTCAGCTTCAAGGTCAATGGCAGCGCGTGGACAGTCGAAGCCTGGGACCCGGATGAGCCCCTTCTCTACGCTCTGCGAAATCAGATTGGCCTGAAAGGACCCAAGTTCGGCTGTGGCCTCGGCCAATGCGGCGCATGCACCGTGTTGATCGACGGCGAAGCCGCACGGTCGTGCTCGGTCACCGTAAGCGACACGGTTGGGAAGTCGGTCATCACGCTCGAGGGTCTCGGCACGCCCGAAAAACCGCACCCCGTCCAGGCCGCGTTTATCGAGGAACAGGCGGCGCAATGCGGGTACTGCACGAACGGAATGATCATGACGGCGAAAGCGCTGCTCGACCGTACCCCCAATCCGAGTCTCGACCAGGTGAAAGACGGTCTTGCCAGCAATCTCTGCCGCTGCGGCACGCATACGCGCATCCTGCGTGCGGTGATGCGCGCAGCAAAGACATAGGAGCGGCGTCCATGGATTCATTCCACGAACGGATGCTCGCGCGCCGCGATCTCCTCAAGGCGGGTGGTGCTCTCGTCGTCTCAGTCGGCCTTGCCGGCTCGCCCCTGAAGCGGGCCTTCACGCAAACCGTTGCCGGTGCCGAGATAGATATCGGCAAGCCTTTGGCGCCCGATGAGGTCGACAGCTTTCTCGCGATCGATGGTAATGGCGGCGTTACGATCTTCACCGGCAAGGTCGATCTCGGCACGGGATTGCGGGTGGCGGTGCGTCAGATGGTCGCGGAAGAGCTCGACATTCCGATGGCGCGCATCGCACTTGTCGAAGGGGATACGGCTCTCACGCCGGATCAGGGCCCGACCGCCGGGAGTACCGGCATCACGCGGGGTGCGGTTCCAATCCGCCAAGCGGCGGCAACAGCGCGTCAGGCGCTCCTCCGGCTCGCCGCGGAAACACTGGGGCGCTCGGTGAGCGATCTTGTCATCGAAGACGGCGAGGTACGTACACGCGACGCAGGCGCCAAGGTCGATTTCGGCAAGCTCGTTGGCGGCAAGCGGCTCTCGCTCAAGGTCGACCCCAAGGCCCCGCTCAAGGATCCGGCCGGCTACAAGGTCGTCGGCAAACCGGTGCCGCGTCCTGACATGCCGGCGAAGTGCACCGGAACGCACATCTATGTTCACGATTTTCGGCTTCCCGGGATGCTTCATGGCCGGGCCATTCGTCCGCCGGCGATCGGCGCCAAGCTTCTCGCCATAGAGGAGTCGTCGATTGAGACGATCCCTGGCGTACGCGTCGTTCGAATCCAGGACTTTCTGGGCGTTGTCGCCGAAGACGAGTGGGCGGCGATCCGTGCCTCCCGTGCTTTGAAGGCGACCTGGAGCGAATGGCGAGGCCTGCCCGGAAATGGGGATCTCGCGCGGGTCGTGCGCGAGTCGCCCGTTGAGGAAGACGAAGTGGTTGCGGAGCACGGATCCGCGAATGCGACAGTGCCCGGCGCCGCGAGGCGCTTCAATGCTACGTATTTTTGGCCGACGCAGACTCACGGGTCGATCGGGCCGTCCTGTGCTGTCGCCGATGTCCGCGCGGATGGCGTCACCGTGTGGACAGCGTCGCAAGCCACGCACAAATACCGCACCGCCTTCGCCAAGATGCTCGACATGCCCGAGGAGAAGGTCAGGCTCATTTATCTGGACGGCGCGGGCTGTTACGGCATGAACGGCCATGACGACGCGGCGGCGGACGCGATCCTGCTGTCCAAATCCGTGGGGCGGCCGGTGCGCGTGCAGTGGATGCGCGAGGACGAGCATGGCTGGGACCCCAAGGGACCGCCGCAGCTTCTCGACCTCAGCACCGCACTCAGCGCCGACGGCGACATTGTCGAGTGGCAGACCGAGATGTGGCTGCCCGCCGCGACCAAGGGCTTGCCGAATATTCCGCTCATTGCCCCCGAGGCGGCGGGCCTTCGGCAACCGCTTGGACGCGCCGCGGGGCTGCTTTCCCAAAATGGCGACCCACCTTACGCGGCGTCGAGCGTTCGGGTGGTCGCTCACTGGCTCAAGGACACACCCCTTCGCCCTTCCAACATTCGAGCGCCTGGCAAGGTCGCCAACACCTTCGCGGTCGAAGGCTTCACCGATGAACTTGCGGCGGCAGCCAAGGCTGACCCGCTCGAATTTCGCCTGCGCAGGCTGAGCGAGCCGCGCGGGATCGAGGTCTTGA
This window harbors:
- a CDS encoding (2Fe-2S)-binding protein; translation: MASFSFKVNGSAWTVEAWDPDEPLLYALRNQIGLKGPKFGCGLGQCGACTVLIDGEAARSCSVTVSDTVGKSVITLEGLGTPEKPHPVQAAFIEEQAAQCGYCTNGMIMTAKALLDRTPNPSLDQVKDGLASNLCRCGTHTRILRAVMRAAKT
- a CDS encoding molybdopterin cofactor-binding domain-containing protein is translated as MDSFHERMLARRDLLKAGGALVVSVGLAGSPLKRAFTQTVAGAEIDIGKPLAPDEVDSFLAIDGNGGVTIFTGKVDLGTGLRVAVRQMVAEELDIPMARIALVEGDTALTPDQGPTAGSTGITRGAVPIRQAAATARQALLRLAAETLGRSVSDLVIEDGEVRTRDAGAKVDFGKLVGGKRLSLKVDPKAPLKDPAGYKVVGKPVPRPDMPAKCTGTHIYVHDFRLPGMLHGRAIRPPAIGAKLLAIEESSIETIPGVRVVRIQDFLGVVAEDEWAAIRASRALKATWSEWRGLPGNGDLARVVRESPVEEDEVVAEHGSANATVPGAARRFNATYFWPTQTHGSIGPSCAVADVRADGVTVWTASQATHKYRTAFAKMLDMPEEKVRLIYLDGAGCYGMNGHDDAAADAILLSKSVGRPVRVQWMREDEHGWDPKGPPQLLDLSTALSADGDIVEWQTEMWLPAATKGLPNIPLIAPEAAGLRQPLGRAAGLLSQNGDPPYAASSVRVVAHWLKDTPLRPSNIRAPGKVANTFAVEGFTDELAAAAKADPLEFRLRRLSEPRGIEVLKRVAEMFAWKARPSPNPNAMQGGVAVGRGIAYIHYKHAENFVAMAMEVDVDRASGEVRVQRVACAHDCGLVINPDAVRNQVEGAIVQTLSRTLHEEVTFDDARVTSVDWSSYPILTMPEVPQIDLQLIDRPNLPPMGAGEAAATPVPAALANAIFDATGARLRTAPFTAERVKAAIVGH